One Mercurialis annua linkage group LG3, ddMerAnnu1.2, whole genome shotgun sequence DNA window includes the following coding sequences:
- the LOC126674009 gene encoding uncharacterized protein LOC126674009: MLGTGLQFSGRGRTGDDRFYRSGNGRRSFNNHHYKNQHNDQLRRAQSDVTPATVATQSPTRVEKSEKSAFLDREAGNLTDSAKPVVEPVVSPLSNLERFLESITPSVPAQYLSKTTVRGWRTCDVEYQPYFELSDLWDSFKEWSAYGAGVPVILNDSDSVVQYYVPYLSGIQIYGESMKTCVKSRRHEDSDSDFRDSSSDGSSDCEPERGLKGSREQWNHHHLRNEVPVRMNGLSLRDHQEDFSSDDGESNSSEGCLLFEYLERDLPYSREPLADKISDLALRFPGLKTLRSYDLLPSSWISLAWYPIYRIPTGPTLKDLEACFLTYHSLHTPLGGAQTAQSPVLTYPSEMDGVPKLSLPVFGLASYKFKAPLWTPSGGSERQLAYSLLQAADNWLRLIQVNHPDFVFFCRR, translated from the exons ATGTTAGGTACCGGATTGCAATTTAGCGGCCGCGGTCGTACCGGAGATGACCGGTTTTATCGGTCAGGTAACGGACGGAGAAGCTTTAATAATCATCATTATAAGAATCAGCATAATGATCAACTCCGTCGAGCTCAGAGCGATGTCACGCCGGCGACGGTGGCGACTCAATCGCCGACGAGAGTTGAGAAATCTGAAAAATCGGCGTTTTTGGATAGAGAGGCGGGAAACTTGACCGATTCTGCTAAACCGGTTGTTGAACCGGTGGTTTCTCCGTTGAGTAATTTAGAACGGTTTTTAGAGTCGATTACACCTTCGGTTCCGGCTCAGTATCTGTCTAag ACTACAGTGCGGGGATGGAGAACTTGTGATGTGGAATATCAGCCGTATTTTGAATTAAGTGATTTATGGGATTCTTTTAAAGAATGGAGTGCTTATGGTGCTGGTGTGCCTGTTATTTTGAATGACAGTGATTCTGTTGTTCAGTATTATGTTCCTTATCTATCTGGTATTCAAATTTATGGGGAGTCTATGAAAACTTGTGTTAAGTCCAG GAGACACGAGGACAGTGATAGTGATTTTAGAGATTCAAGTAGTGATGGTAGTAGTGACTGTGAACCTGAAAGAGGACTGAAGGGCTCAAGAGAACAGTGGAATCATCACCATTTAAGAAATGAAGTTCCTGTACGAATGAATGGATTATCACTTAGAGATCATCAGGAAGACTTCTCTAGTGATGATGGCGAATCTAATAGTTCTGAAGGTTGTTTGCTGTTTGAGTATCTTGAAAGAGACCTTCCGTACAGCCGGGAGCCATTGGCTGACAAG ATTTCAGATCTCGCATTACGTTTCCCTGGTTTGAAGACACTAAGAAGCTATGATCTACTTCCGTCAAGCTGGATTTCTTTGGCCTG GTATCCAATTTACAGGATACCAACAGGACCTACGCTAAAAGACCTGGAAGCCTGCTTTCTGACATATCATTCTCTTCACACACCTTTGGGAG GTGCACAAACTGCTCAATCTCCAGTTCTAACATATCCCAGCGAGATGGATGGGGTGCCTAAATTGTCGTTGCCTGTTTTTGGACTTGCATCATACAAGTTCAAGGCACCGTTGTGGACACCTAGTGGCGGAAGTGAACGACAATTGGCATATTCTCTTTTACAGGCGGCGGACAACTGGTTGAGATTGATTCAGGTGAATCATCCAGATTTCGTGTTTTTCTGCCGTAGGTGA
- the LOC126671841 gene encoding putative glutamine amidotransferase GAT1_2.1 produces MAHNNNSDLSMILPRVLIVSRRTLRKNKFVDFVGEFHLDLIVSYGAVPVIVPRVSGVHMLLESFEPIHGVLLCEGEDIDPSLYDAELSGISQEELDEIKKVHASDTAIDREKDTIELRLAKLCLERNIPYLGICRGSQVLNVACGGILYQDVEKELSKKIPEDHEGVTHINYDDYDGHRHGVKVVENTPLHHWFKDSLEESKMEIMVNSYHHQGVKRLAQRFVPMAFAPDGLIEGFYDPDAYNPEEGKFIMGLQFHPERMRHHDSDEFDYPGCPAAYKEFVKAVIAYEKRLSSSTSKPKAPKLNQELEMKRKTIVKSFSVARNMYNSGRGSPLGQEPELRIGAEFLEANTALSLQQENRLKQMGATVRNASVYKEKLKMNEERERAARFIMGKMSIGQLSDLISFYQMMQSICSEALESKIQDCRVDEEEL; encoded by the exons ATGGCTCATAATAATAACTCAGATCTTTCAATGATTCTTCCCAGGGTTCTTATCGTCTCCCGGAGAACCCTTCGCAAGAACAAGTTTGTTGATTTTGTCG GGGAATTTCACTTAGATCTTATAGTCAGCTATGGAGCAGTGCCAGTGATAGTTCCTAGAGTAAGTGGAGTTCACATGCTACTCGAAAGCTTCGAGCCTATCCACGGAGTTCTCTTATGTGAAGGTGAAGATATAGATCCGTCGCTTTATGATGCAGAACTTTCAGGTATTTCGCAGGAAGAACTCGACGAAATCAAGAAAGTACACGCAAGCGATACTGCCATCGACAGAGAAAAGGACACAATTGAACTGAGACTTGCGAAATTATGCCTTGAACGAAATATACCGTACTTAGGAATCTGCAGAGGGTCGCAAGTCCTAAATGTAGCCTGCGGCGGTATATTGTACCAAGATGTAGAGAAAGAACTTTCCAAGAAAATACCTGAAGATCACGAAGGAGTTACTCATATTAACTATGACGATTATGATGGGCACCGACACGGGGTGAAGGTTGTGGAGAACACGCCTTTGCATCACTGGTTTAAAGATTCATTGGAAGAAAGTAAAATGGAAATCATGGTTAATAGCTATCATCATCAGGGTGTTAAGAGATTGGCTCAAAGATTTGTGCCGATGGCTTTTGCTCCTGATGGTTTGATTGAAGGGTTTTATGATCCCGACGCGTATAATCCTGAAGAGGGGAAGTTTATCATGGGTCTCCAGTTTCATCCGGAGAGGATGCGACACCATGATTCAGATGAATTTGATTACCCGGGTTGCCCGGCTGCATACAAA GAATTTGTGAAAGCTGTAATTGCATATGAGAAACGGCTTAGTAGCTCAACTAGCAAGCCGAAAGCTCCGAAACTCAATCAGGAACTGGAGATGAAGAGAAAGACGATTGTCAAAAGTTTTTCAGTTGCAAGAAACATGTACAACTCTGGAAGAGGAAGCCCTTTGGGTCAAGAACCTGAACTTCGAATTGGAGCAGAATTTCTCGAG GCAAATACGGCATTAAGCTTGCAGCAAGAGAACAGGCTAAAGCAGATGGGCGCAACGGTGAGAAATGCTTCAGTATACAAGGAAAAGTTAAAGATGAATGAAGAGAGGGAGAGAGCTGCAAGGTTTATAATGGGGAAAATGTCAATTGGACAGTTATCTGATCTCATTTCTTTCTATCAAATGATGCAAAGTATATGTTCCGAAGCTTTGGAGAGTAAGATTCAAGACTGCCGAGTAGACGAAGAAGAGCTCTGA